The following proteins are encoded in a genomic region of Glycine max cultivar Williams 82 chromosome 18, Glycine_max_v4.0, whole genome shotgun sequence:
- the LOC100807313 gene encoding PI-PLC X domain-containing protein At5g67130 yields the protein MDELKDLIKQVAPRGIPPYGVDETQMNNSLPFNKYAFLTTHNAYAIDGEPSHTGVPRVTFTNQEDSVTQQLNNGVRGLMLDTYDFDGDVWLCHSFEGQCHDFTAFEPALDTLKEIEAFLSANPTEIVTLILEDYVDAPNGLTKVFTDAGLMKYWFPLPSMPRNGQDWPLVSDMVAKNQRLLVFTSIASKEQSEGIAYQWNFMVENQYGDGGRKAGSCPNRAESSPLNDKSKSLVLVNYFRSTPIKPITCEDNSGELINMLQTCFGAAGNRWANFVAVDYYKRSEGGGSFQAVDTLNGKLLCGCDDVHTCVPGSTSEACSQS from the exons ATGGATGAACTAAAGGATTTAATCAAACAAGTTGCGCCTCGtgggattcccccttatggtGTTGATGAAACACAAATG AATAATTCTCTTCCATTCAACAAATATGCATTTTTGACAACGCACAACGCTTATGCCATTGATGGGGAGCCATCTCACACAGGCGTGCCACGAGTAACTTTTACCAATCAGGAAGACAGTGTCACCCAACAGCTAAAT AATGGAGTACGTGGACTAATGCTAGATACATATGATTTTGACGGAGATGTGTGGTTATGCCATTCATTTGAAGGCCAATGCCATGACTTCACAGCTTTT GAACCTGCCCTAGACACATTGAAGGAAATTGAAGCTTTTCTATCAGCAAATCCAACAGAAATTGTCACACTCATCTTGGAAGATTATGTTGATGCACCAAATGGTTTGACAAAGGTCTTCACTGATGCCGGTCTGATGAAGTATTGGTTTCCATTACCAAGCATGCCAAGAAATGGTCAAGATTGGCCTCTAGTGAGTGATATGGTTGCCAAAAACCAAAGATTACTAGTGTTCACTTCTATTGCGTCTAAGGAACAAAGTGAAGGCATTGCTTACCAGTGGAATTTCATGGTTGAAAATCAGT atGGAGATGGTGGTAGAAAAGCAGGAAGTTGTCCAAATAGGGCAGAATCATCTCCCCTTAACGACAAAAGCAAATCCTTGGTGTTGGTAAACTATTTTCGATCAACTCCAATTAAACCAATCACATGTGAAGATAACTCAGGAGAACTAATTAACATGCTACAAACTTGTTTTGGTGCTGCTGGCAACCGGTGGGCCAATTTTGTTGCTGTTGATTATTATAAG AGGAGTGAGGGAGGAGGATCGTTTCAAGCAGTAGACACTCTCAATGGAAAGCTACTATGTGGATGTGATGATGTTCATACATGCGTG CCTGGATCAACATCAGAAGCTTGCTCTCAATCATAG
- the LOC100777930 gene encoding uncharacterized protein, whose amino-acid sequence MKKQLASRRFLMWVMVHLSISGVLSKSNHTTTSLVCDGSVENCLIVHHLDSQLPTISSSHFRRILAEGSCPSPTGGTSNPGNAAACSGPSGHYVSNGAKPDSVIPSACADPYAYHRGCY is encoded by the coding sequence ATGAAGAAGCAATTAGCATCAAGGCGTTTCCTGATGTGGGTTATGGTACATTTGAGCATTTCAGGAGTGTTGTCCAAGTCCAACCACACCACAACTTCTCTAGTGTGCGATGGCTCCGTAGAGAACTGCCTCATCGTCCACCACTTGGACTCACAGCTTCCCACCATCTCCAGCTCCCACTTCCGCAGAATCCTCGCTGAAGGATCATGCCCCTCTCCGACTGGAGGTACAAGTAATCCCGGTAATGCCGCCGCCTGTTCGGGTCCCAGCGGTCATTATGTTAGTAATGGGGCCAAACCTGATTCGGTTATACCCAGCGCATGTGCTGATCCATATGCCTACCACAGGGGTTGCTATTAA